The following proteins are co-located in the Corynebacterium casei LMG S-19264 genome:
- a CDS encoding IS1380 family transposase — MLFNHSAAGIAYSFDEPNLVSSAGLAPVLRLAQSAGLKRLADEWITVANTGADKGANPGTKITSLVAGMAAGADSIDDMDLLRHGGMKSLFHRVYAPSTLGSHLREYTHGHVKQLAAVASRFLTNLSDHTDLLPVRSPDGTGGDMVFVDVDDTVIEVFSPNKHGAGIGYNKLRGLNGLTATISTAKAAPLVLGQQLRKGAAHSVRGADKLVSDSLATAKRIIDPDTPVLARFDSAFYSANVAKAVRAAGVHYSVTLPQNAAVKKAIAHIPAEAWRGINYPQAIYDDETGRWISDAQVAEIDFTAFSSKAQEEQLAGRLVVRRIPELNTTKLAAAQGQLFDTFRYHAFFTTVEQSVLDTVAADKVHRQHAVVEQVFADLKAGPLAHMPSGRFYANAAWLVIAAISHNLLRAAGSVAGGKLVNARTVSLRQKLVNIPARIAHRARKLILHLPTHWKWATAFDRLWHNTLSPPQLATP; from the coding sequence ATGCTATTCAATCACAGTGCTGCTGGTATTGCCTATTCGTTTGATGAACCGAATCTCGTGTCGTCGGCTGGGCTTGCTCCCGTGTTGCGGTTGGCGCAGTCTGCGGGGCTGAAACGTTTAGCTGATGAGTGGATCACGGTGGCTAATACTGGGGCCGATAAGGGTGCGAATCCAGGGACGAAGATCACGTCGCTGGTCGCTGGGATGGCTGCTGGTGCCGACAGCATCGATGACATGGATCTGCTGCGGCATGGTGGGATGAAATCATTGTTCCATCGGGTGTATGCGCCCTCAACACTGGGCTCACACCTGCGCGAATACACGCATGGGCATGTGAAACAATTAGCCGCAGTCGCTTCCAGGTTTCTGACCAACCTGAGTGACCACACGGACTTGTTGCCGGTCAGGTCACCGGATGGCACCGGTGGTGACATGGTCTTTGTCGACGTGGATGACACGGTTATTGAAGTCTTTTCGCCCAACAAACACGGTGCTGGAATCGGCTATAACAAACTGCGCGGCCTCAACGGATTGACCGCCACGATTTCCACAGCCAAAGCAGCACCGCTGGTGCTTGGTCAGCAGTTACGCAAAGGGGCAGCTCATTCGGTGCGAGGCGCTGACAAATTAGTCAGTGACAGCCTGGCCACTGCCAAACGCATCATCGATCCCGATACCCCTGTGTTGGCGCGGTTTGATTCGGCCTTTTATAGTGCCAACGTCGCCAAAGCAGTCCGCGCGGCTGGAGTCCACTACTCAGTGACCCTGCCCCAAAACGCTGCCGTGAAGAAAGCTATTGCTCACATCCCGGCCGAGGCCTGGAGAGGGATCAATTACCCACAGGCGATCTATGACGACGAAACGGGTCGATGGATCTCTGATGCGCAGGTGGCTGAAATTGATTTCACCGCCTTCTCGTCCAAAGCCCAAGAGGAGCAACTGGCTGGCCGGTTGGTGGTCCGCCGCATCCCGGAACTCAATACCACCAAACTGGCAGCCGCTCAAGGCCAGCTGTTTGACACGTTCCGTTATCACGCCTTCTTTACTACCGTCGAACAATCTGTCTTGGATACGGTGGCTGCAGACAAAGTCCACCGTCAACATGCCGTCGTCGAGCAGGTTTTTGCTGATCTCAAAGCCGGGCCATTAGCCCACATGCCCTCCGGGCGGTTTTATGCCAACGCGGCCTGGCTAGTCATCGCGGCCATCAGCCACAATCTGCTGCGAGCAGCAGGCAGTGTTGCCGGTGGCAAGCTGGTCAATGCCAGAACGGTCAGCCTGCGCCAGAAACTGGTCAATATTCCCGCCCGGATTGCGCATCGGGCTCGCAAACTGATCCTGCATTTACCTACGCACTGGAAATGGGCCACCGCCTTTG